A single region of the Gopherus evgoodei ecotype Sinaloan lineage chromosome 3, rGopEvg1_v1.p, whole genome shotgun sequence genome encodes:
- the PAQR8 gene encoding membrane progestin receptor beta: MMTAILERISTLSVSGQQLRRLPRLLEEGFPKMPCTVEESDVPQLFREPYIQTGYRPIGQEWRYYFFSLFQKHNEVVNVWTHLLAALAVLLRFKAFAEAEELSLDVSSWPLFIFVLSSLTYLTCSLLAHLLQSKSELSHYTFYFVDYVGVSIYQYGSALAHFYYSSDQAWYDRFWLFFLPAAAFCGWLSCAGCCYAKYRYRRPYPLMRKICQVIPAGLAFVLDISPVAHRVVMCHLGGCEEQAAWYHTFQILFFLISAYFFSCPVPEKYFPGSCDIIGHAHQIFHMFLALCTLSQLEAIFLDYKMRQEIFRSRHGPLSIYLSCASFFGLVACSAVTAHFLQCRIKAGLAKRDS; this comes from the coding sequence ATGATGACTGCCATCCTGGAGCGTATCAGCACCTTGTCTGTCAGTGGGCAGCAGCTCCGCCGCCTCCCCAGACTCCTGGAGGAAGGCTTCCCCAAGATGCCCTGCACCGTCGAAGAATCCGACGTGCCGCAGCTCTTCCGGGAGCCATACATCCAGACGGGGTACcgccccattggccaggagtggCGCTATTACTTCTTCAGCCTGTTCCAGAAGCACAACGAAGTAGTCAACGTCTGGACTCACCTGCTGGCGGCCTTGGCTGTGTTGCTGAGGTTCAAGGCCTTTGCAGAAGCGGAGGAGCTGTCCTTGGACGTCTCATCCTGGCCTTTGTTCATCTTTGTGCTGTCCTCCCTCACCTACCTAACCTGCAGCCTCTTGGCCCACCTACTGCAATCCAAGTCAGAACTGTCTCACTACACCTTCTACTTCGTGGACTACGTCGGGGTCAGCATCTATCAATACGGCAGCGCCCTGGCCCATTTCTACTACAGCTCGGACCAAGCCTGGTACGATAGGTTCTGGCTCTTCTTCCTCCCCGCGGCTGCCTTCTGTGGCTGGCTCtcttgtgctggctgctgctacGCCAAGTACCGGTACCGGCGCCCCTACCCCCTCATGAGGAAGATATGTCAGGTGATCCCAGCAGGGCTGGCGTTCGTCTTGGACATCAGCCCAGTTGCACACCGGGTGGTCATGTGCCACTTGGGGGGCTGCGAGGAGCAGGCTGCCTGGTACCACACCTTCCAGATACTGTTCTTTCTAATCAGCGCTTATTTCTTCTCCTGTCCAGTCCCCGAGAAGTATTTCCCGGGCTCCTGTGATATAATCGGCCACGCCCATCAGATCTTCCACATGTTCTTGGCCCTTTGCACGCTCTCGCAGCTGGAGGCCATCTTCCTGGATTACAAGATGAGGCAGGAGATTTTCCGGAGTAGACATGGACCCCTCTCCATCTACCTGTCCTGTGCCTCTTTCTTTGGCCTGGTGGCCTGTAGTGCCGTCACGGCTCACTTCCTACAGTGCAGGATCAAAGCGGGACTGGCTAAAAGAGACTCCTGA